In a single window of the Pedococcus dokdonensis genome:
- a CDS encoding zinc ribbon domain-containing protein — protein sequence MKADPSRQWRLLDLQAIDTRLDQIGHARKSLPEHARLAELETKAEGLDSLLVRARTELGDIQREVAKAEADVQLVRDRAARDQSRLDAGTGTAKDLQAIQHELASLVRRQSELEDVELEVMERAEDAESAVTQLEAERATLTEQLTAATESRDAALADLDAEAVRVAAPRADIVAGVGDDLVALYDKIRAQSGGLAAAPLRQRRCGGCQLELNNVDMNRIKAAPADELLRCEECRRILVRTAESGL from the coding sequence CTGAAAGCCGACCCGTCCCGTCAGTGGCGACTGCTCGACCTGCAGGCGATCGACACCCGGCTCGACCAGATCGGGCATGCCCGCAAGAGCCTGCCCGAGCACGCCCGACTGGCCGAGCTCGAGACCAAGGCCGAAGGGCTCGACTCCCTGCTGGTCCGCGCCCGCACCGAGCTCGGTGACATCCAGCGCGAGGTCGCCAAGGCCGAGGCCGACGTGCAGCTGGTGCGCGACCGCGCAGCACGCGACCAGTCCCGGCTCGACGCGGGCACCGGCACGGCCAAGGACCTCCAGGCCATCCAGCACGAGCTCGCCTCCCTGGTCCGTCGCCAGTCCGAGCTCGAGGACGTCGAGCTCGAGGTGATGGAGCGGGCCGAGGACGCCGAGTCGGCGGTGACCCAGCTCGAGGCCGAGCGCGCCACGCTCACCGAGCAGCTCACGGCAGCGACCGAGTCCCGCGACGCCGCGCTCGCCGACCTCGACGCCGAGGCGGTGCGGGTCGCCGCGCCGCGGGCCGACATCGTGGCCGGGGTCGGCGACGACCTCGTCGCCCTCTACGACAAGATCCGCGCCCAGAGCGGCGGGCTCGCCGCGGCACCCCTGCGCCAGCGTCGGTGTGGTGGCTGCCAGCTCGAGCTCAACAACGTCGACATGAACCGCATCAAGGCGGCCCCGGCCGACGAGCTGCTCCGCTGTGAGGAGTGCCGCCGCATCCTGGTGCGCACTGCCGAGTCCGGCCTCTGA
- a CDS encoding Nif3-like dinuclear metal center hexameric protein translates to METTLADVVRVLDDLYPPSTAQSWDQVGLVAGDLSQPVRRIHFAVDPTLAVVEEARALGADLLVTHHPLLLRGIHSVATTGAKGATVTALVVNDLALYVAHTNADVASPGVNDALAQACGLTEVEPLAVVEGQALGRVGRLPAPTSLAEFTAALYAALPPSAGGVRVAGPPGARVERVAVMGGAGDDLFDHVRASGADVYVTADLRHHPVLEAREEARGGTPYVVDAGHWATESLWLEGAAERVRTALATGGDAALKVETHISTLRTDPWDFVVGAESPDGPGGTS, encoded by the coding sequence ATGGAGACCACCCTCGCCGACGTCGTCCGGGTGCTCGACGACCTCTACCCGCCGTCCACGGCCCAGTCCTGGGACCAGGTCGGCCTGGTGGCCGGTGACCTGTCCCAGCCGGTGCGCCGGATCCACTTCGCCGTGGACCCCACCCTTGCCGTTGTCGAAGAGGCGCGGGCACTGGGGGCCGACCTGCTGGTGACGCACCACCCGTTGCTGCTGCGCGGCATACACAGCGTCGCCACCACCGGCGCCAAGGGCGCCACGGTGACCGCGCTCGTGGTCAACGACCTCGCCCTCTACGTCGCGCACACCAACGCCGACGTCGCCTCGCCCGGGGTGAACGACGCGCTCGCGCAGGCCTGCGGCCTCACCGAGGTCGAACCGCTCGCCGTCGTCGAGGGCCAGGCGCTGGGTCGGGTGGGACGGCTCCCGGCCCCCACGTCCCTCGCGGAGTTCACCGCAGCCCTGTATGCCGCCCTCCCGCCGTCCGCGGGCGGCGTCCGTGTCGCGGGGCCTCCCGGCGCCCGCGTGGAGCGGGTCGCCGTGATGGGTGGCGCCGGCGACGACCTGTTCGACCACGTGCGGGCCAGCGGGGCCGACGTCTACGTCACGGCCGACCTGCGCCACCACCCCGTGCTGGAGGCGCGGGAGGAGGCGCGGGGCGGGACGCCGTACGTCGTCGACGCGGGCCACTGGGCCACCGAGTCGCTGTGGCTGGAGGGCGCGGCCGAGCGGGTGCGGACCGCGCTTGCGACGGGCGGGGACGCGGCCCTTAAGGTGGAGACCCACATCTCAACACTGCGCACCGACCCGTGGGACTTCGTGGTCGGCGCCGAATCGCCCGATGGCCCTGGAGGTACGTCCTGA
- a CDS encoding immune inhibitor A domain-containing protein, whose amino-acid sequence MIRRITEHRLRATALVPAIALVAAGLAAAGTTGSATAAPAPAKAPAANTHGDYYMNTVAPRAESAFGSDKQLKKGKSTAGQASRQADVLAKAKAYDAKHAKGNPVAARQLAKLEAQSVRTGKSPKQIKSKFKQAKSTQTAKLLTILVEFNEQANDDFTGAMVPDGYGAENCVAGNIQNGPTHNQIPNPANAPLKDNNSMWVKDFSSAYYNKMLYTKTGITERVRPDLKGPDGKAGIDISGYTMKNMYEEMSKGAYTVTGSATPWVTVAHSEAYYGATVCHKDPDTGEWVYDAVQDMQGHPSNRLGAGQLPIDAVAALAKAQPNFPWADYDVEDQGDVDGDGNVLEPDGVIDHVVLVHAGEDKSGGGGGEGPYAIWAHSSSVIGGAPVPGTNLRLSNYIVQPEDSGVGVFAHEYGHDLGLPDLYDTASGGDSDIDFWDLMSSGSHSGPIFQSMPTHMGIWDKWVLGWADPVVLNPGDDPRAINVGQTSRTPKGTADGVKINLPLKTVTLAEPHSGDSMWYSSADQSWAKNTLTRDVAVPAGATDARFWMWNNFHIEEDWDFGFVEVSTDGGTTWTEQKVYDEAGAEISTPDGYSDPNGRMVDFGNKKYGLTGATDGWEHAYANLTAFAGQTVKVRLLYATDEAFEDTGWFVDDLSVTNGATTVWSDDAEANNGWTATVGTFEATTGAGWVLDSGTTQNAQYYMVEWRNFDGFDKGLQYAYDTTYQKLGDDGAWKVEKIKYNAPGALVWYRDTGYGNVNHVLNNLTALPSEGAKGGLLLVDSHYEPFRRSGANAALDPSTLKNLPSRPQSSNVAFNLVGTYPFKECQTKADFTGEACNTFGSQPAVKSFTDNKTWYPGFELRDDGRLFYRDADASTVVPSQDNAPYSVRIVDQRGALIPDLFGEDVGAIVPLGTGNPADDGVGYGTVVTVAKAKRGNMSALIKITPPTP is encoded by the coding sequence ATGATTCGCAGGATCACGGAGCACCGGCTCCGCGCCACTGCGCTGGTGCCAGCCATCGCGCTCGTTGCCGCCGGCCTCGCCGCCGCCGGCACCACGGGCTCGGCAACCGCAGCACCAGCGCCGGCGAAGGCTCCAGCCGCCAACACCCACGGCGACTACTACATGAACACGGTCGCACCCCGCGCCGAGTCCGCCTTCGGCAGCGACAAGCAGCTGAAGAAGGGCAAGAGCACGGCGGGCCAGGCCTCCCGGCAGGCGGACGTGCTGGCCAAGGCCAAGGCCTACGACGCCAAGCACGCCAAGGGCAACCCGGTGGCGGCGCGCCAGCTGGCCAAGCTCGAGGCCCAGTCGGTCCGCACCGGCAAGAGCCCCAAGCAGATCAAGTCGAAGTTCAAGCAGGCCAAGAGCACCCAGACGGCCAAGCTCCTGACCATCCTCGTCGAGTTCAACGAGCAGGCCAACGACGACTTCACCGGCGCGATGGTGCCCGACGGCTACGGCGCCGAGAACTGCGTGGCGGGCAACATCCAGAACGGCCCCACCCACAACCAGATCCCGAACCCGGCCAACGCGCCGCTCAAGGACAACAACTCGATGTGGGTGAAGGACTTCTCGTCCGCCTACTACAACAAGATGCTCTACACGAAGACGGGCATCACCGAGCGGGTCCGCCCCGACCTCAAGGGCCCGGACGGCAAGGCCGGCATCGACATCTCCGGCTACACCATGAAGAACATGTACGAGGAGATGTCCAAGGGCGCCTACACGGTGACCGGCTCGGCCACCCCGTGGGTGACGGTCGCCCACTCCGAGGCCTACTACGGCGCGACGGTCTGCCACAAGGACCCTGACACGGGCGAGTGGGTCTACGACGCGGTCCAGGACATGCAGGGCCACCCGAGCAACCGGCTCGGCGCAGGGCAGCTCCCCATCGACGCGGTCGCCGCCCTCGCGAAGGCGCAGCCGAACTTCCCCTGGGCCGACTATGACGTCGAGGACCAGGGCGACGTCGACGGTGACGGCAACGTCCTCGAGCCCGACGGTGTGATCGACCACGTCGTGCTCGTGCACGCCGGCGAGGACAAGTCCGGTGGTGGCGGTGGCGAAGGCCCCTACGCCATCTGGGCGCACTCGTCCTCGGTCATCGGTGGCGCACCGGTGCCCGGCACCAACCTGCGGCTGTCCAACTACATCGTGCAGCCCGAGGACTCCGGTGTCGGCGTCTTCGCGCACGAGTACGGCCACGACCTCGGTCTGCCGGACCTCTACGACACCGCCAGCGGTGGCGACTCCGACATCGACTTCTGGGACCTGATGAGCTCCGGCTCGCACTCCGGCCCGATCTTCCAGTCGATGCCGACCCACATGGGCATCTGGGACAAGTGGGTGCTCGGCTGGGCCGACCCGGTGGTCCTCAACCCCGGTGACGACCCGCGCGCGATCAACGTCGGGCAGACCAGCCGGACCCCCAAGGGCACGGCCGACGGCGTCAAGATCAACCTGCCGCTCAAGACGGTCACCCTCGCCGAGCCGCACTCGGGCGACAGCATGTGGTACTCCAGCGCCGACCAGTCCTGGGCCAAGAACACCCTGACCCGTGACGTGGCGGTGCCGGCGGGTGCGACCGACGCCCGCTTCTGGATGTGGAACAACTTCCACATCGAGGAGGACTGGGACTTCGGCTTCGTCGAGGTCTCGACCGACGGCGGCACGACGTGGACCGAGCAGAAGGTCTACGACGAAGCGGGTGCCGAGATCTCCACGCCCGACGGCTACTCCGACCCGAACGGCCGGATGGTCGACTTCGGCAACAAGAAGTACGGCCTGACCGGCGCGACCGACGGCTGGGAGCACGCGTACGCCAACCTGACGGCCTTCGCCGGCCAGACGGTCAAGGTGCGTCTGCTCTACGCGACGGACGAGGCGTTCGAGGACACCGGCTGGTTCGTCGACGACCTGTCGGTGACCAACGGCGCGACCACGGTCTGGAGCGACGACGCCGAGGCCAACAACGGCTGGACCGCCACGGTCGGGACGTTCGAGGCCACCACCGGCGCCGGCTGGGTGCTCGACTCGGGCACCACGCAGAACGCGCAGTACTACATGGTGGAGTGGCGCAACTTCGACGGCTTCGACAAGGGTCTGCAGTACGCCTACGACACGACCTACCAGAAGCTCGGCGACGACGGCGCCTGGAAGGTCGAGAAGATCAAGTACAACGCGCCCGGTGCCCTCGTCTGGTACCGCGACACGGGGTACGGCAACGTCAACCACGTGCTCAACAACCTCACGGCCCTGCCGAGCGAGGGAGCCAAGGGTGGCCTGCTGCTGGTCGACAGCCACTACGAGCCGTTCCGTCGCAGTGGTGCGAACGCGGCGCTCGACCCGTCCACGCTGAAGAACCTGCCGTCTCGACCGCAGTCGTCGAACGTCGCCTTCAACCTGGTCGGGACCTACCCGTTCAAGGAGTGCCAGACCAAGGCCGACTTCACCGGCGAGGCCTGCAACACCTTCGGGTCGCAGCCGGCGGTCAAGTCGTTCACGGACAACAAGACCTGGTACCCGGGCTTCGAGCTGCGTGACGACGGCCGGCTGTTCTACCGCGACGCCGACGCCTCGACGGTCGTGCCCAGCCAGGACAACGCCCCCTACAGCGTCCGCATCGTCGACCAGCGCGGGGCGCTCATCCCCGACCTGTTCGGCGAGGACGTGGGTGCGATCGTCCCGCTCGGCACCGGCAACCCCGCCGATGACGGCGTCGGCTACGGCACCGTCGTGACGGTGGCGAAGGCCAAGCGGGGCAACATGTCCGCACTGATCAAGATCACGCCGCCCACGCCGTAG
- a CDS encoding peroxiredoxin, protein MTAPIAVGAPAPDFTLRDQNGQDFTLADFRGSKNVVVVFYPFAFSGICTGELCEIRDDLGGFVADDVQVLAISCDHMFSQRAWADKEGYFFPLLSDYWPHGAVAQQYGVFNEQAGAALRGTFLIDTEGIVRWSLVNEIGQPRDFTGYHTTLAELRG, encoded by the coding sequence ATGACCGCACCGATCGCAGTGGGCGCTCCGGCCCCCGACTTCACCCTCCGGGACCAGAACGGCCAGGACTTCACGCTGGCCGACTTCCGCGGCAGCAAGAACGTCGTGGTCGTCTTCTACCCGTTCGCGTTCTCCGGGATCTGCACGGGCGAGCTCTGCGAGATCCGCGACGACCTGGGTGGATTCGTCGCCGACGACGTGCAGGTGCTCGCCATCTCGTGCGACCACATGTTCAGCCAGCGCGCCTGGGCCGACAAGGAGGGCTACTTCTTCCCCCTCCTGTCCGACTACTGGCCGCACGGTGCGGTGGCGCAGCAGTACGGCGTGTTCAACGAGCAGGCCGGTGCCGCCCTGCGTGGCACCTTCCTCATCGACACCGAGGGGATCGTGCGCTGGTCCCTGGTCAACGAGATCGGGCAGCCGCGCGACTTCACCGGCTACCACACCACGCTGGCCGAGCTCCGCGGCTGA
- a CDS encoding DUF3052 domain-containing protein, giving the protein MTTPAQSALQTSVARLGYTGGQVIQEFGYDGDVDDDFRFAIEDQTGTDLEDEDYQEVADSSLIWWRKDDGDLVDAVVDALTNLGDGGSVVVLTLKAGRPGHVEASDIEEAATTAGLHTSGTVNACDDWTATKLVAPRTGRR; this is encoded by the coding sequence GTGACCACGCCGGCGCAGTCCGCGCTGCAGACATCGGTGGCCCGGCTGGGCTACACCGGCGGACAGGTGATCCAGGAGTTCGGCTACGACGGTGACGTGGACGACGACTTCCGCTTCGCCATCGAGGACCAGACCGGCACCGACCTCGAGGACGAGGACTACCAGGAGGTCGCCGACTCGTCGCTGATCTGGTGGCGCAAGGACGACGGCGACCTCGTCGACGCGGTCGTCGACGCGCTCACCAACCTCGGTGACGGTGGCTCCGTCGTGGTCCTGACCCTCAAGGCCGGGCGCCCCGGCCACGTCGAGGCGAGCGACATCGAGGAGGCGGCGACCACAGCGGGTCTGCACACCTCGGGCACGGTCAACGCCTGCGACGACTGGACCGCCACCAAGCTGGTCGCACCCCGCACCGGGCGGCGTTGA
- a CDS encoding FdhF/YdeP family oxidoreductase, producing the protein MADLHRRDQHADTATEPEDRAASVVDPTGAVDAHDPKQWAAGLPAVANSFRHGIEQMGLPRTARVFGRLNQDQGFDCPSCAWPDPEADHRHVAEFCESGAKAVAWEATKRRVDREFFAKHSVADLDEQSEWWLGQQGRLTEPMHLRAGGTHYEPVSWDEANAIMAGHLRGLPSPDDAVFYTSGRTSNEAAFLYQLMVRAYGTNNLPDCSNMCHESSGTAMSEQIGIGKGAVTLESLERAELIVIAGQNPGTNAPRMLTHLERAKQNGAVIVAVNPLPEAGLIRFKNPQTPRGLVGPGTALADDHLQIRLGGDHALFRAVGHLLVQAELAAPGSVVDRAFVEAHTAGYDDYVEAVREIDWDATELATGLQRVEIEALAKRFTDSSATVVCWAMGLTQHVHAVMTIQEIVNVLLLQGNIGKDGAGPCPVRGHSNVQGDRTMGIWEQMPQPFLDALGSEFGFTPPTKHGVDATATVQRLRDKSVRVFFGMGGNFAMATPDTPVVHAGLRACDLTVHVSTKLNRSHTVTGTEALILPCLGRTDRDATARGDQGVTVEDSQGQVHLSQGRLEPPSQDCRSEVAIVAGLAHHLVPGVGTVDWRGLADDNDRIRDHISRVVPHFGDYNDRVREPGGFLLPHKPRDRREFDTPSGKAEFLAGSVPPLELPEGRLLLQTIRSHDQFNTTVYGHADRYRGISGNRRVVLVNPDDLHRLGFHAGQVVDVVSEFEGVDRRAEGFTLVAYPTAADCAAAYYPETNVLMSADHVALRSNTPVAKALVVRFEAR; encoded by the coding sequence ATGGCTGACCTGCACCGTCGCGACCAGCACGCTGACACCGCCACCGAGCCGGAGGACCGCGCCGCGAGCGTCGTCGACCCGACGGGCGCCGTCGACGCCCACGACCCGAAGCAGTGGGCCGCTGGCCTGCCCGCGGTGGCCAACTCGTTCCGGCACGGCATCGAGCAGATGGGTCTGCCCCGCACGGCCCGCGTCTTCGGGCGGCTCAACCAGGACCAGGGGTTCGACTGCCCCTCGTGCGCCTGGCCGGATCCCGAGGCGGACCACCGGCACGTGGCCGAGTTCTGTGAGTCGGGGGCCAAGGCGGTCGCCTGGGAGGCCACCAAGCGACGGGTCGACCGGGAGTTCTTCGCCAAGCACTCCGTCGCCGACCTCGACGAGCAGAGCGAGTGGTGGCTGGGGCAGCAGGGCCGGCTCACCGAACCGATGCACCTGCGCGCAGGCGGGACGCACTACGAGCCGGTCTCCTGGGACGAGGCCAACGCGATCATGGCCGGCCACCTGCGCGGTCTGCCCTCGCCGGACGACGCCGTCTTCTACACGTCGGGGCGGACCAGCAACGAGGCGGCGTTCCTCTACCAGCTCATGGTCCGCGCCTACGGCACCAACAACCTGCCCGACTGCTCCAACATGTGCCACGAGTCGTCGGGCACGGCGATGAGCGAGCAGATCGGCATCGGCAAGGGTGCGGTGACCCTCGAGTCGCTGGAGCGGGCCGAGCTGATCGTCATCGCCGGCCAGAACCCGGGCACCAACGCCCCGCGGATGCTCACCCACCTCGAGCGCGCCAAGCAGAACGGCGCGGTCATCGTCGCGGTCAACCCGCTGCCCGAGGCCGGTCTGATCCGCTTCAAGAACCCGCAGACTCCCCGCGGCCTCGTCGGCCCGGGCACGGCCCTGGCCGACGACCACCTGCAGATCCGGCTCGGTGGCGACCACGCGTTGTTCCGCGCCGTGGGCCACCTGCTGGTGCAGGCCGAGCTGGCCGCGCCGGGCTCGGTCGTCGACCGGGCCTTCGTCGAGGCGCACACTGCGGGCTACGACGACTACGTCGAGGCGGTTCGCGAGATCGACTGGGACGCAACGGAGCTCGCAACGGGGCTCCAGCGGGTCGAGATCGAGGCGCTGGCGAAGCGCTTCACCGACTCGAGCGCCACCGTCGTCTGCTGGGCGATGGGTCTGACCCAGCACGTCCACGCCGTGATGACGATCCAGGAGATCGTCAACGTGCTGCTCCTCCAGGGCAACATCGGCAAGGACGGGGCCGGCCCGTGCCCGGTCCGCGGGCACTCGAACGTCCAGGGCGACCGGACGATGGGGATCTGGGAGCAGATGCCCCAGCCCTTCCTCGACGCCCTTGGGTCCGAGTTCGGCTTCACCCCTCCGACGAAGCACGGCGTCGACGCGACGGCCACCGTGCAGCGGCTCCGCGACAAGTCGGTGCGCGTCTTCTTCGGCATGGGTGGCAACTTCGCGATGGCGACACCCGACACCCCGGTGGTGCATGCCGGGCTGCGGGCGTGCGACCTCACCGTGCACGTGTCGACCAAGCTCAACCGGTCGCACACGGTGACCGGCACGGAGGCCCTGATCCTGCCCTGCCTCGGCCGCACCGACCGCGACGCCACAGCGCGCGGCGACCAGGGGGTGACGGTCGAGGACTCCCAGGGCCAGGTGCACCTCTCGCAGGGCCGCCTCGAGCCCCCGTCGCAGGACTGCCGGTCCGAGGTCGCCATCGTGGCCGGTCTGGCTCACCACCTCGTCCCGGGTGTCGGCACCGTCGACTGGCGTGGCCTGGCCGACGACAACGACCGGATCCGGGACCACATCTCCCGCGTCGTGCCCCACTTCGGCGACTACAACGACCGGGTCCGTGAGCCGGGCGGCTTCCTTCTGCCCCACAAGCCGCGCGACCGGCGCGAGTTCGACACCCCTAGCGGCAAGGCCGAGTTCCTCGCCGGGAGCGTGCCTCCACTGGAGCTCCCCGAGGGTCGGCTGCTCCTGCAGACCATCCGCAGCCACGACCAGTTCAACACCACGGTCTACGGCCACGCCGACCGCTATCGCGGCATCTCCGGCAACCGCCGGGTCGTCCTGGTCAACCCGGACGACCTGCACCGGCTGGGCTTCCACGCCGGCCAGGTGGTCGACGTGGTGAGCGAGTTCGAGGGCGTCGACCGGCGGGCCGAGGGCTTCACCCTCGTCGCCTACCCGACCGCGGCCGACTGCGCGGCGGCCTACTACCCCGAGACCAACGTGCTGATGTCAGCCGACCACGTGGCCCTGAGGTCCAACACCCCGGTCGCCAAGGCGCTGGTGGTCCGGTTCGAGGCACGCTGA
- a CDS encoding PH domain-containing protein codes for MTTPGPGPALAPAEPQGEWRHLHPLSPLLKGGIAFLAVVAYVVSQQADSLFGADRDDPTQGHLGLAALGVLVVLVAIIAGAWVSWRFSRFRVADTLIELRTGVLFRQHRQVRFDRIQAVDLGRPLLARLTGLSEVVVQSAGGKDSHLKLSFLTDAQAQQVREQLMALAGRSDEVTGPPTASGTDAAGLTDADYVDVPAPAPPGDQVLTVPNARILQSVLYSGPGLVIVVAVPALLLSIVLGVPEMVAWLGPMTLAVGSAHLKRLTQECNFEVLHQGDRLRIRHGLTDLRTTTVPLHRIQAVEVSQSLPWRLPGWWRIQVNVAGAGTGDDVTQTVLMPVGTRAEALRVLALVHPGIPADAAVAALEGEGTAEGFVTSTERARRLDPLSWRRQGYAVLPVGLLTRRGALWRAAQFVPHARIQSLKVEQGPAQRRRGVATVRIVSTVGPVSPVVAHLDEAEAVRLLSEQVVRSSLARQRA; via the coding sequence GTGACCACCCCTGGCCCGGGCCCGGCCCTGGCGCCCGCCGAGCCGCAGGGGGAGTGGCGCCACCTGCACCCGCTCTCCCCGTTGCTCAAGGGCGGGATCGCGTTCCTCGCCGTCGTCGCCTACGTCGTGTCGCAGCAGGCCGACTCGCTCTTCGGGGCGGACCGTGACGACCCGACCCAGGGACACCTCGGCCTCGCTGCCCTCGGCGTGCTCGTCGTCCTCGTGGCGATCATCGCTGGCGCGTGGGTCTCGTGGCGGTTCTCCCGCTTCCGTGTCGCAGACACCCTGATCGAGCTGCGCACCGGGGTGCTGTTCCGGCAGCACCGGCAGGTGCGCTTCGACCGCATCCAGGCGGTCGACCTGGGCCGGCCACTGCTGGCCCGCCTGACCGGGCTGTCGGAGGTCGTCGTGCAGTCCGCCGGCGGCAAGGACTCCCACCTCAAGCTGTCCTTCCTCACCGATGCCCAGGCGCAGCAGGTGCGCGAGCAGCTGATGGCGCTGGCCGGGCGCTCCGACGAGGTGACCGGCCCCCCGACCGCGAGCGGCACCGACGCGGCCGGGCTGACCGACGCCGACTACGTGGACGTCCCTGCGCCCGCACCGCCGGGTGACCAGGTCCTCACCGTCCCGAACGCGCGCATCCTGCAGTCCGTCCTCTACAGCGGGCCCGGTCTCGTCATCGTGGTCGCCGTGCCCGCCCTGCTGCTCTCGATCGTGCTCGGTGTCCCCGAGATGGTCGCGTGGCTGGGACCGATGACGCTGGCCGTCGGCAGCGCCCACCTCAAGCGGCTCACCCAGGAGTGCAACTTCGAGGTGCTGCACCAGGGTGACCGGCTGCGCATCCGGCACGGCCTCACCGACCTGCGGACCACCACGGTCCCGCTACACCGCATCCAGGCCGTCGAGGTCAGCCAGTCGCTGCCCTGGCGGCTCCCCGGCTGGTGGCGCATCCAGGTCAACGTCGCGGGCGCGGGCACCGGTGACGACGTGACCCAGACGGTGCTCATGCCCGTCGGCACCCGGGCGGAGGCACTGCGGGTGCTCGCGCTGGTGCACCCCGGCATACCTGCCGACGCCGCGGTGGCCGCGCTGGAGGGTGAGGGGACCGCGGAGGGCTTCGTCACCAGCACCGAACGGGCCCGTCGCCTCGACCCGCTGAGCTGGCGGCGCCAGGGGTATGCCGTGCTGCCCGTCGGGCTGCTGACCCGCCGGGGGGCGCTGTGGCGGGCGGCGCAGTTCGTGCCGCACGCCCGGATCCAGTCGCTCAAGGTCGAGCAGGGGCCGGCGCAGCGGCGGCGTGGCGTCGCCACCGTGCGGATCGTGTCGACGGTGGGACCGGTGTCACCCGTGGTCGCCCACCTCGACGAGGCCGAGGCGGTCCGCCTCCTCAGCGAGCAGGTGGTGCGGTCGAGCCTGGCCCGGCAAAGGGCCTGA
- a CDS encoding PH domain-containing protein gives MTDTPPDPPAAPQTVPLFGDAGLPWRPVSPKLATARLLVLSTVTLPALLVLLVLAVFVWPGFWAGVVVVALVLGSGAWVIRRQVPAISWAEGAEELVVRRGRMFRTLVSVPYGRLQFVDVQSGPLERRFDMATVELHTASPQSGGQIPGLPTAEAEALRERLAARGESQRAGL, from the coding sequence GTGACCGACACGCCGCCCGACCCGCCCGCCGCGCCGCAGACCGTGCCCCTCTTCGGGGACGCCGGCCTGCCCTGGCGCCCCGTGTCGCCGAAGCTCGCGACCGCCCGGCTGCTGGTGCTGTCGACGGTCACCCTGCCGGCCCTGCTCGTGCTCCTCGTGCTCGCGGTCTTCGTCTGGCCGGGCTTCTGGGCGGGCGTGGTGGTGGTGGCGCTGGTGCTCGGCTCCGGGGCCTGGGTCATCCGTCGCCAGGTGCCGGCGATCAGCTGGGCCGAGGGCGCCGAGGAGCTGGTGGTGCGGCGGGGTCGGATGTTCCGCACCCTGGTGAGCGTGCCGTACGGGCGGCTGCAGTTCGTCGACGTGCAGTCGGGACCGTTGGAGCGCCGCTTCGACATGGCGACGGTCGAGCTGCACACCGCATCCCCGCAGAGCGGCGGGCAGATCCCGGGGCTGCCGACGGCGGAGGCTGAGGCACTGCGGGAGCGGCTGGCGGCCCGGGGCGAGTCGCAGCGAGCGGGTCTGTGA